A region of Chloroflexota bacterium DNA encodes the following proteins:
- a CDS encoding response regulator transcription factor, whose amino-acid sequence MRLFDNLTEREEEVLALVANGQDNKAIASTLCISRFTVQNHMQNLFDRLEVRNRTEAASKYWQRIGQS is encoded by the coding sequence ATGCGACTGTTCGATAACTTGACTGAACGTGAAGAAGAAGTACTCGCTCTTGTCGCCAATGGACAAGATAACAAAGCGATTGCCAGCACACTTTGTATTAGTCGATTCACAGTGCAAAATCACATGCAGAACCTATTTGACCGGCTGGAGGTTCGAAATCGAACGGAGGCGGCAAGCAAATACTGGCAGCGCATCGGGCAATCCTAA
- a CDS encoding cupin domain-containing protein has protein sequence MVMPNDLKWADVPSLPKGAQIAVIEGPLTEAVPFTVRIKLPADYKLPAHSHPAVERVTVLSGTFNIGMGDMLDAQKTTALGAGSIIIMQPKTNHFVWTKEETIVQLNGTGPWGITYVNSADDPRKQ, from the coding sequence ATGGTCATGCCGAATGACTTGAAGTGGGCGGATGTGCCATCGCTGCCGAAGGGCGCACAAATTGCTGTCATCGAAGGACCCTTGACGGAAGCGGTGCCGTTCACAGTCCGCATCAAGCTCCCAGCGGACTATAAGCTTCCCGCGCATTCGCATCCAGCCGTCGAACGCGTGACCGTGTTGTCCGGCACGTTTAACATTGGCATGGGGGATATGCTCGACGCTCAAAAGACGACTGCCTTGGGTGCTGGAAGCATCATCATCATGCAGCCCAAGACGAATCACTTTGTCTGGACCAAAGAGGAAACGATCGTGCAACTCAACGGAACGGGACCCTGGGGTATCACCTACGTCAACTCGGCGGATGATCCAAGAAAGCAATAA